The following proteins come from a genomic window of Aspergillus luchuensis IFO 4308 DNA, chromosome 3, nearly complete sequence:
- a CDS encoding uncharacterized protein (COG:S;~EggNog:ENOG410PGVK) — translation MPSMGSRKRVKPSPLGADSKSPTASDDGATSLSAGGDHAESRNRGSTASWYPAVWPAVSRASKAAPVTEVARESISAAQNLAPRLTSRSTPQLDSPKPFRNPSLQLTRKVGASSRSLPADAATTKINIASDGTTFTPEEDAKSCPAGITTQPTEEEVSRDQETVAADDADKGQLSAAPESTTDVNRDSADAGPTSTVQTGGWFSWFYAPSTTDNSAPKDPVPDPVPAPVPAPVPEPSAPEPSEESPVKPPVSKDEEQATSEDQGQTEPDRPEQDKPEETHDSSQNTLKRSWLQMWYGSSPKGPEEPASKPPDDVDKPTTQDVQTEPAPTQDHDTQGASSPVTISVKDPKPSGWSFWFKESSKGPDKEAPQESQVASASVTPESSLKRATIEAEPEPEARAEIAKKGSVKLKNNKSSSALPDKTTLRPEAGLNDLVPGPPEAAASKQLRKVLPNQVLPRFHETFAVQEKPSLLQTIGRYFHYGKESNNRHVHMVKDTPPIKRALAIGIHGYFPAPLIRSVLGQPTGTSIRFSNMAAEAINTWADDHGYKCDIEKIALEGEGRIAERVDLLWKLLLNWMEEIRKADFILVACHSQGVPVAIMLVAKLISFGCLNAARVGICAMAGVNLGPFADFRSRWISGSAGELFEFALPYSQVSKDYESALRTCLDFGIRISYIGSIDDQLVSLESSLFAPVTHPYIYRAAFVDGRVHAPSFLSHLVGFVLKLRNLGIPDHGLIRELSSPLAGSLYSGEGHSRLYDDPSVYRLAIEFALETSTIHSANLHIKRTQPAPANPYILPFAMRGILEEEYVRRELYDETMELLRQFDDWKPTSKVLKDVKFRLEGIRSKL, via the exons ATGCCGTCGATGGGATCTCGTAAGAGAGTAAAGCCCAGCCCCCTCGGCGCGGACTCCAAGTCCCCAACAGCGTCCGACGATGGTGCTACATCGCTTTCCGCAGGCGGAGACCATGCAGAATCAAGGAACAGGGGGAGCACTGCG AGTTGGTATCCTGCTGTCTGGCCGGCAGTCTCCAGAGCATCCAAAGCGGCTCCCGTTACCGAGGTTGCCCGTGAGAGCATCTCCGCTGCTCAAAACTTAGCACCCCGACTCACTTCCCGCTCAACTCCTCAGCTTGATTCTCCTAAACCATTCCGaaacccctccctccagcTTACGCGGAAAGTCGGCGCATCCAGCAGGTCTCTTCCCGCCGACGCTGCGACAACGAAGATAAACATAGCTTCTGATGGCACTACATTCACCCCTGAAGAGGATGCTAAGTCGTGCCCGGCTGGCATAACAACACAACcgaccgaggaagaagtatcGAGAGACCAAGAGACAGTAGCTGCGGATGACGCTGATAAGGGTCAATTGAGTGCTGCTCCCGAGTCTACTACAGATGTCAACCGGGACAGTGCTGACGCAGGCCCGACGTCGACTGTCCAAACGGGTGGATGGTTTTCATGGTTCTATGCCCCGTCAACAACCGATAATTCTGCCCCAAAAGATCCGGTACCAGATCCTGTGCCAGCCCCTGTGCCAGCCCCTGTGCCAGAGCCCAGTGCACCAGAGCCTAGTGAAGAATCACCCGTGAAACCCCCTGTATCGAAAGACGAAGAGCAGGCCACCTCGGAAGATCAGGGGCAAACAGAGCCAGATAGACCGGAACAGGATAAACCTGAAGAAACGCATGATAGTTCGCAGAACACTCTAAAACGTTCTTGGCTTCAAATGTGGTACGGTTCATCACCAAAGGGGCCAGAAGAGCCTGCAAGCAAACCTCCAGATGACGTGGATAAGCCAACCACGCAAGACGTGCAGACGGAACCTGCACCAACTCAAGATCATGATACGCAAGGGGCAAGCAGTCCCGTTACGATATCTGTGAAGGACCCGAAGCCCTCTGGATGGTCATTCTGGTTCAAAGAGTCTTCGAAGGGACCTGATAAAGAGGCCCCACAAGAATCTCAGGTCGCTAGCGCCTCTGTTACGCCAGAATCTTCTTTGAAAAGAGCAACCATTGAAGCCGAACCGGAGCCAGAAGCAAGGGCTGAGATTGCGAAAAAGGGAAGCGTTAAGctcaagaacaacaagagcAGCTCTGCACTACCTGATAAAACCACATTACGTCCAGAAGCAGGTCTCAATGACTTGGTTCCGGGACCACCTGAAGCTGCAGCTTCGAAACAATTGCGAAAAGTGTTACCCAATCAGGTTTTGCCAAGGTTTCACGAAACTTTTGCTGTGCAAGAAAAGCCCAGTCTGTTGCAGACAATAGGACGATACTTCCACTATGGTAAAGAATCGAATAACAGACACGTCCATATGGTTAAGGATACACCCCCTATCAAAAGGGCATTGGCAATCGGGATACATGGGTACTTTCCTGCACCGTTAATCCGGAGTGTCCTCGGCCAACCGACAGGCACCTCAATCCGATTCTCGAACATGGCAGCGGAAGCCATAAATACCTGGGCTGACGACCATGGCTACAAATGCGACATCGAAAAGATTGCCCTGGAAGGCGAGGGGCGTATAGCTGAGCGTGTCGACCTGTTGTGGAAGTTATTACTTAattggatggaggagatcagAAAAGCCGACTTCATCCTGGTAGCTTGCCATAGTCAGGGTGTTCCTGTTGCGATAATGCTAGTCGCCAAGTTGATATCCTTTGGCTGTCTCAATGCAGCGCGTGTCGGCATCTGTGCTATGGCCGGTGTCAACCTAGGCCCATTTGCAGACTTCAGATCCCGCTGGATCAGTGGCTCCGCCGGAGAACTATTTGAGTTTGCCTTGCCTTACAGCCAAGTCTCCAAGGATTATGAATCAGCGCTGAGAACCTGTCTCGACTTTGGCATTCGGATTTCGTACATCGGAAGCATTGATGACCAGCTGGTTTCTCTTGAG TCATCCCTCTTCGCCCCGGTGACCCATCCGTACATCTACCGCGCAGCCTTCGTCGATGGCCGAGTCCACGCCCCAAGCTT TCTCTCTCACCTAGTCGGCTTCGTCCTCAAGCTCCGCAACCTAGGCATCCCAGACCACGGTCTCATCCGCGAGCTCAGCTCCCCCCTAGCAGGCAGTCTATACAGTGGAGAAGGGCACTCCCGTCTCTACGACGACCCATCTGTATACCG ACTGGCCATCGAATTTGCTCTCGAAACATCCACCATTCACAGCGCCAATCTGCACATCAAACGCACCCAACCGGCCCCCGCAAACCCTTACATCCTCCCCTTCGCGATGCGCGGTATTCTCGAAGAGGAATATGTCCGCCGCGAACTCTACGACGAGACGATGGAACTCCTACGCCAATTCGACGACTGGAAGCCCACAAGCAAGGTGCTCAAGGATGTCAAGTTCCGGTTAGAGGGGATACGGTCGAAATTATGA
- the spb1 gene encoding rRNA methyltransferase spb1 (BUSCO:EOG09260V5Q;~COG:A;~EggNog:ENOG410PIIN;~InterPro:IPR015507,IPR024576,IPR029063,IPR002877, IPR012920,IPR028589;~PFAM:PF01728,PF07780,PF11861;~go_component: GO:0005634 - nucleus [Evidence IEA];~go_function: GO:0008168 - methyltransferase activity [Evidence IEA];~go_function: GO:0008649 - rRNA methyltransferase activity [Evidence IEA];~go_process: GO:0001510 - RNA methylation [Evidence IEA];~go_process: GO:0006364 - rRNA processing [Evidence IEA];~go_process: GO:0031167 - rRNA methylation [Evidence IEA];~go_process: GO:0032259 - methylation [Evidence IEA]): MAIQKKHGKGRLDKWYRLAKEKGYRARAAFKLIQLNKKYGFLEKSKVVLDLCAAPGSWCQVAAECMPAQSIIVGVDLAPIKPIPRVITFQSDITTEKCRTTIRQHLKHWKADTVLHDGAPNVGTAWVQDAFSQAELVLQSLKLATEFLAEGGTFVTKVFRSKDYNPLLWVFKQLFASVEATKPPSSRNVSAEIFVVCRNYKAPKRIDPKFLDPKHVFAELADPTPNNEAKVFNPEKKKRKREGYEEGDYTQFKEVPVTEFINTTDPIAILGSCNKLSFQQSPSGDLALATLERLEETTDEIKACCEDLKVLGKKEFRNLLRWRLKVREQFGLAVKKGGQAKEDETEEVAEVAPMDDELAIQEELMRLREKETSKQKKERRKENERKRKEIVRLQMHMTTPMDIGKEQLGPNGEDATFSLKRAERGGIRDTLAAGHEAPIESDSEDSASESDFEESDDEEDRLERELDNLYEQYQDRKEDRDTKLRAKKARKDFEADSWDGFSDEDKEDGEDSDDEGLGVSSAGDKAPKSASLSNSASLFFDQDIFQGLEDIDDVEDEDEDSAIEVKEARPKGKESEKKKAKESKKPVQAMEDSDEEDIEELEDPRKKNGQLDIDIITAEAMALAQQMATGEKKSSDVVDDGFNRFAFRDSDGLPEWFLDDENKHSVQNRPITKAAAAAIKEKMRAINARPIKKVMEAKGRKKFKAAQRLEKLRKKSALLADDEALSERDKSQAIARLMSRATKKKPKQQVKLVVAKGNNRGISGRPRGVKGKYKIVDSRMKKDIRAQKRLAKKKKN, from the exons ATGGCGATTCAAAAGAAG CATGGTAAAGGTCGTTTGGATAAGTGGTATCGCctggcgaaggagaagggttaCAGAGCGAGAGCTGCTTTCAAGCTGATCCAGCTGAACAAGAAGTATGGCTTTTTGGAGAAGAGCAAAGTCGTTCTCGATCTTTGCGCGGCACCCGGT TCGTGGTGTCAAGTTGCTGCAGAATGCATGCCCGCACAGAGTATCATTGTCGGTGTCGATCTTGCGCCTATTAAGCCGATCCCCCGAGTCATCACTTTCCAGAGCGATATTACGACCGAGAAGTGTCGCACAACAATCAGACAGCACCTCAAGCACTGGAAGGCTGATACCGTACTTCACGATGGTGCTCCCAATGTCGGTACCGCCTGGGTTCAGGATGCTTTCTCTCAGGCAGAGCTGGTGTTGCAGTCTTTGAAGTTGGCTACGGAGTTCTTGGCGGAAGGTGGTACATTTGTTACGAAGGTCTTCAGATCCAAGGACTACAATCCGCTCCTGTGGGTTTTCAAGCAACTCTTTGCGTCCGTGGAGGCGACGAAACCTCCGTCTTCTCGAAACGTTTCTGCAGAAATCTTCGTTGTTTGTCGCAATTACAAGGCACCAAAGCGCATTGACCCAAAGTTCCTCGATCCCAAGCACGTCTTTGCAGAACTTGCGGACCCTACCCCCAACAACGAGGCCAAGGTGTTCAacccggagaagaagaagcgcaagagagAGGGTTACGAAGAGGGCGATTACACGCAATTCAAGGAGGTCCCGGTTACTGAATTCATCAACACCACTGATCCCATTGCCATCCTGGGTTCATGCAACAAACTTAGCTTCCAACAGTCCCCAAGTGGTGACCTTGCCCTCGCCACTCTGGAGAGACTAGAAGAGACGACCGACGAAATCAAAGCCTGCTGTGAGGATCTCAAGGTTCTGGGTAAGAAGGAATTCAGGAACCTGCTCAGGTGGCGACTGAAGGTGCGGGAGCAGTTCGGTCTCGCTGTGAAGAAGGGCGGTCAAGCcaaggaggatgagaccGAAGAAGTGGCGGAGGTCGCTCCTATGGATGACGAGCTGGCCATCCAAGAGGAGCTGATGCGCCTTCGTGAAAAGGAAAcctcgaagcagaagaaagagcgCCGCAAGGAGAACGAGAGGAAGCGCAAGGAAATCGTTCGGTTACAGATGCACATGACGACACCCATGGATATCGGAAAGGAGCAACTGGGACCTAATGGCGAGGATGCCACATTCTCGCTCAAGCGCGCCGAGAGAGGTGGAATCAGGGACACCCTTGCTGCCGGCCATGAAGCACCGATTGAAAGTGATAGCGAGGACAGTGCTTCCGAGTCTGATTTCGAGGAgagcgatgacgaggaagaccgTCTGGAGCGGGAACTTGACAACCTGTACGAGCAATACCAGGACCGCAAGGAGGACCGGGACACGAAGCTACGGGCAAAGAAGGCCAGGAAGGACTTCGAAGCCGACTCCTGGGATGGCTTTTCCGACGAGGACAAAGAAGATGGTGAGGACTCCGACGACGAGGGTCTTGGAGTTAGCTCCGCCGGCGACAAAGCTCCCAAGTCAGCTTCCCTTTCCAACAGTGCGTCGCTATTCTTCGACCAAGATATATTCCAAGGCTTAGAAGACATCGACgatgtcgaggatgaagatgaagatagcGCCATCGAAGTGAAGGAGGCTCGGCCTAAGGGCAAGGAgtctgagaagaagaaggcaaaggaaTCCAAGAAGCCTGTTCAGGCGATGGAAGActcggatgaagaagatattGAAGAGCTTGAGGATCCACGTAAGAAGAACGGGCAGCTCG ATATCGACATCATCACTGCGGAAGCTATGGCACTTGCCCAACAGATGGCtactggagagaagaagtcttctgatgtggttgatgatggcttCAACCGATTTGCGTTCCGCGATAGCGATGGTCTCCCCGAGTGGTTCCTTGACGACGAGAACAAGCACAGTGTCCAGAACCGTCCTATCACCAAGGCGGCTGCAGCCGcaatcaaggagaagatgcgcgCCATTAACGCTCGCCCGATCAAGAAGGTTATGGAAGCCAAGGGCCGTAAGAAGTTCAAGGCCGCTCAGCGACTGGAGAAGTTGCGCAAGAAGTCTGCACTGTTGGCAGATGACGAAGCCCTCAGTGAGCGTGACAAGTCGCAGGCCATTGCGAGATTGATGAGCAGGGCtaccaagaagaagcccaagcaGCAGGTGAAGCTGGTGGTTGCCAAGGGAAACAACAGGGGTATCTCTGGACGTCCTCGTGGTGTCAAGGGCAAGTACAAGATTGTGGATTCTCGTATGAAGAAGGATATCCGGGCTCAAAAGCGCCttgccaagaagaagaagaattag